The genome window AACAGACTGATTATTGTGGCAATGCCGGAGACCTTGAGAGACAGGAAGGTAATCTCCAGCACTTCACGATCCATGGTAAAGAGCAGTAGAATTGCCTTCTTAATCCCTTCAAAAATCAAGTCCATCTTTACCTCTGTTACAAAAAAAACTTGCTTTACCCTGCAGTGGACTGCATGATAAAGCAAGTTTAACTGTAAATCAAATATTATTCTATTGCTTTTTTATCTTATGAGTCCATCCTGAAAGCATAGGCCTTTGCGCTTACTTCCCCAGATCCTCCACCTTTTTATCGGCATCAGGAAAGAATAATGCTGACCCGAATTTTTCAACGCCAAAGGTTTTTATAATGTCCTGCACCTCTTTTGATACCATAAAATCTGCAAACGCCCTGGCGCCGGCAGTATTCACCTTAGGCCATTTTGAGGAATTAACCTCGATTACATGGTATATATTGAGCAGGACAGCATCCCCTTCGGCCAGAATGTCAAGAGAAAGTTTTTTCTTTAATGCCAGGTAAGTTCCACGGTCGGCAAGGGTATATGCTGCTTTTTCTGAAGCAACGTTCAGCGTCTGACCCATACCGAGACCTGTTTGCTGATACCACTTCTCGCCCTCACCCTTAATGCCTGCCGCCTTCCAGATCTCCTTTTCCTTTGAGTTGGTTCCAGAATTATCGCCCCTTGACATGAAAAGACTTTTTGTGGAAGCTATTTTTTTGAAAACATCTATAGTGGATTTCATGCCTTTGATCTTTGCAGGGTCTGAAGACGGCCCCACAACAATAAAGTCATTATGCATGACAAGTCGCCTGTTAACTCCATATCCTTCTTTCACAAACTTCTGCTCGGCAGCAGGAGAATGCACAAGCAGCACATCGGCCTCTCCTTTCTGGCCCATTGCCATAGCCTGGCCTGAACCGACAGCAATAGTCTTCACAAAATAGCCTGTCTTCTTTTCAAAAACTGGCAAAAGCACATCCAGAAGACCTGAATCCTGCGTACTCGTAGTGGTAGCCATAATGACATTCTTCTCTATTGCCTGAACAGGTGAAAGACCGGACAATAAAAATACTGCCAATACAACTAAAGATAAACTTACCAACTTTTTCATAACTCTTGCTCCTTTATAATAATATTATTTTTTTAACCCTTGAGCATCCTTCCATTCCTTTGAATTCGGGAAGAAAAGCGGGCTGCCGTATTTATCTTTACCGAAGTCCCTGATAATAGCCTGACCTTTGTCCGTCGCTGTGAGCCATTGGACAAAAATTGCTACATCCTTATCGTTTACATTAGGAAATTTCTTCGGATTTACAGGGATCAGAGAGATGTAATTTAAAAGGACTTCATCACCTTCCACGAGCACAACAAGCTTGATTGTGTCCTTAATCGAAAGAAATGTTGCCCTGTCGATGACCGTATATGCGCTCTTCTGGTCTGTATAACGAAGTGTGGGCACGTTCCCCTCTGCGCCTTTTTCATAAACAATATACCATGCGCCCGCAGGCTTTATGCCTGCCTTCTCCCATAATGCCATCTCCGCTATATACGTTCCCGATTTATCTCCCCTGGTAATAAATGCTGCGCCTTTTGCAGAAACCTGCTTCAGGGCTTCCGTAGCCTGCTTCATTCCCCTGATGCCGGCAGGGTCGTCCTTGGGGCCTACAATAACAAAATCGTTATACATGAGGTCTATCCTCTGGGTTCCAAATCCCTCCTGTATAAATTTCTCTTCAAGAGACCTGGCATGAACCATTACCAGGTCAATATTACCCTTACGTGCCATGTCCAGAGCTGCACCTGTGCCTGCTCCAACGTGGCGTACCCTTATATCTTTCTCTTTTTCAAACTGATCTTCCAGAATACCGACAATACCTGAATCAATAGGGCCTATAGTGCTTGACAAAAGGATAAATTTACTGCCTTCGGCCCTGCTTAAGTTCGAAATAAACAACAAGCTGAAAAACAAAATTGTATAAAACCAACGATTCATAGTTTATCCTCCTCGGGCAAGCTTAAAATATGAATTCAATTAATAAGAATAATGAATTTATCTGCATTAATCAAGACAATGATGTAATCTTGACACCAATTATTACTATCAATTACCATATATAACAATTATACCATACACTTACCAATCTGAACTTAGCCGACATAATATTAATGTCAACACAGGTATTTTAAATTTGATAATATCCTTTCTTTCAGTTATAATGCATATATGGAGATCATATCCGCCAGAGACCTGTCAAAATATTTAAAAATAAACGAGAAAAAAATTTATAAGCTTGTCCAGGAATCAAAGCTGCCCCACATTAAAATTGGCGGCAAAATAGCATTCACCAAAGAGATGATTGACAAATGGATATTGGAGAGCGCTGCAAGGGAAGAAAATATCTTTATAGCAGGTAGTGATGATATCCTCCTCCGGAGGATTATTGACGTATATAACAGCAAAAACCATTCCACAATCTACTATGCACCTGTCGGGAGCATAAATGGACTGAAAGTATTAAAAAAGGGCGCTGCCACCATGTCCTGCGTCCATATTCTGGATATAGAAAAAAAGGAATACAATACTTCATATATAGACAGATACCTTTCCGGGGACGACTATACGGTAATCCAAATGTTCTTCAGGGAACAGGGTCTTTATCTCCAGAAAAATAATCCGAAGGGGATAAGCTCCATCGAAGACATCGCCGCCAAAGGGGCGGCATTCGTAAATAGAAACCAGGGCTCCGGAACAAGGCTGCTTTTCGACTTTTTGCTCCGTGAAAAGAAGATTGACCCTTCAGATATCAAGGGTTACGACAACGAAGTAGAGTCGCACCTGCAGGCAGGTTTGAATGTTATAAAGGGTAATTCAGACGTTTCTTTCGGTGTTATACATTTAGCGCATATGCTCGGTTTGAATTTTATACCACTTTTCAAGGAAAGGTTTGATATGGTTATACCGAAAGAACACTTTCATAGCGCCTATGTGAAGAGCTTTCTTGCGTTCTTTGAACAACCTGTCCTGTTAACCCATATAAAAGATTTTACCGGCTATGACGCATCCAGAATGGGCAGCATACTCCATCCCAATGTATGAAGAAATAAAGCAAAAACTCAACGACCTCTTCACTGCAAAACTTATCGGCATGGATGACAAATATTTGTGAAATCCGTACAAAAAACATTTAAAACACGGGTGGACATCCTGGTAGAAAAAGGGGCAGACGAGCTGCTCCCCGAGGAAATATACGGTCTTTTATCAAACTCCGGTATCTGGATTGAAGAAAAAGGCAATGATATTGTTATAAAATCCTATCCGAATAATATTGAAACATACCTTGAATACCTTCAAAAGCTGAAAATCAACATTAAACAAATCGACATTCACAAAGAAGAAGAGCAGGACTATGCCGGCCTGACCAAAAAATATTTTCGTCCAATAAGGATTGACGACATAACCATCCTGGCCCCCTGGAATAAACAAAAAACAAATGGGAAATCCATCGTCATCGAACCGGGTATGGCATTTGGAACAGGCCGGCATGAATCAACAAGGATCATGATGAAACTGATGAAATATGCGGTCATGGAGGACAAAAGCGTCCTTGATCTCGGGTGCGGCTCAGGGATACTTTCTCTATATGCTGTCCTTCTCGGTGCAAAAAAAGTCATTGCTATAGACAATGATCCTGACACTGTATTTTCTGCGAAAAAGAATATCATTATTAACAATACTGACAAAATATCCCTTGCCTGCGCAGATCTTCAGCATGTCTCGGGGACATACGATATTGTACTGGCAAACCTCGACATAAGGACATTTACCCGTTACTCAGAAAAAATAAAGGGATTTGTAAAAAACGGCGGGTGCATTATCATCTCCGGCATATTGGGAAAGGAAAGCAGAAAGTTGATCCCGCTTTTTAATCCGTTTTTGCTCATGCAAACAGAGAAGAAAAATGCCTGGTGCGGGTTTGTATATAAAATTAATGGTAACAGGCAACAGTTCTTTTAAGAGGAAAGCTCTTTCAGCAGTTCCATGGCCTTTTTGGCTTCAGGGATGTTCAGGCTGCCCAGGCCGCAGCTTGTCGTTAAGAGCCAGTCCTTGCTTTCAGACTTCAGACCAAGTCCCTTCATAAGCTCTGCGAACCTGTTCATAAGTTTTACAATATCCTCTATTGATACATTCAATACTTCCTCTGACGAAGGCACAAAACCAGGGGATATCCATCCGCCTCTTTTCAGAAACTTTGTCAGGTCATCCTTAAAATAAAATATCGTCTCCAAAAAGTTGTAGGCGTCATAGTTTACAATATCGACATTCGCATTAAACAGCACGGACCAGTCCGTATTTCCGCAGCAGTGAACGCCCATTTTTGCCTCAACCCCTTCCAGGGTCTCGTTCAGAAGGGAGATCGTCTCTTCCTTTGATATAGAAACATAGGCAGAACCGAAAGAAACCATATAGGGCTCGTCAAAAAAAATGATTACATCCTTTTCAGGATATATAGCCTTGATGGCACTGACCATCCATTTAGCCTTCATGTTCAAAGCCTTTTTAATGATATCAAAAAAACCGTGGTTGTATATAACAGGCTTACCTTTTTCATCCTTCAGGCCAAGCCCCATGCTGAATGGTCCTGTCAATTGCCCTTTAATTAAGCTGAACCTGCCCTGTATATCTTTGAGCCTCTCCAAAAACCTGTAAAAACCGGGGGCTACCTTGTCCGAAACCCGAAAAGCTTCAAGGTTTCCACTGTAATAATCTTCATAGAACTGCTCTATGCCCTTTGTCTCTTCCGTATTAATAAAAACTGTATCGTTATTTTCATCAATGACAATGCACGGCACTGATTCAAGAAAAGTAGTGTACATATTCTCCGCTTGAGATCTTTTGGGCAGTTGCGGCCAAAAAGGTATCTCCGGACATGCAAAAAAGATTACATCAATTGCCTCATCTATGTCTGTAAAAGGGAAGCTTCCTATTCCGGTAATCATTTTTCACCTTAGCATTATTTTTGCATTTTATTAACACAGGAAAAGCGTCATGTAAAGCGGATTACAACCTTCTTCTATAATTCAACCTGCATACCGTCATATGCAATGTCTATTATGAGTGGAGATGTTTCTGTATAAATTCTCAGATACCGCCTTGTATCCTCCAAAAATTCATCCAGTTTTTCATCATCGAAAGTAGGCTCGTTATGATAGATGCACAAATGCTTTACACCGGCTTTTACGCTCAGTTCTACAGCTATGATATTATTCGAATGACCCCAGTTTTCCTTTGCAGAAATCGCATCCAGCAAGGAATACTGAGCATCAAAAATAAGCATATCGGCATCTTTGAAGAAATTAATAAAAGCGTACTCTTCATCATAGGCATCTTCCTTATGCTCTGAATCAGTCGAGTAGACAATACTTTTACTGTCTTTTTCGAATCTGTAGCCATAGGAATCACCCGGATGGTTCTGCTTTATACCTTTCACAGTAAAGCCTGCGATCTCATAATCCTTATTCTCTTCCAGCATAGTAAATTTTATATCTGCACTCAATAATTTAAGAGGTATCGGAAAAAAAGGATATCCCTGTTGTGTTACAAACGCCTGCTCCAGCTCTTTATGAAATCCGTAAATATTAACACGGTTTCCTGGAATAAAGGCAGGAGTAAAAAAGGGGAATCCCTGTATATGATCCCAGTGGAGGTGCGATATAAAAATATTGAATACGTTAGTTTTGTTCTGTCTTCCTTGAGAGGAAGATTTTAAAACATAATTTCCGAAGTCTCTCAACCCTGTTCCGGCATCACAGAGTATATACTCTTCTCCACCATCTATTTCCATGCATGAGGTATTGCTGCCGTAGCTGCCGATTGCAGAAAAGGGAAGACTTTTGTTGATAAGCCCTTTATAAACGAACTTCTCAACCTCCTCGTCTGTACGCAGACTTATGCTGCTTGATGCTTTGATGGCACTGAATATTTTTTTTCTGATTACTTCCGATGTGTAAGAAGCAGGCAACGAACCCCGTGTCCCCCAAAAATATACCCTCACTTACCCCTCCTAAAAACGATATAGATCAAATATCCCCTTTTTTGTTGTCACTTTCAATATGAATAAGGTAAATTATCCATAATTAATAAACAAAATGCTACAAAAATATATACAATCATCCAATATCTTTATAGCATTAGTTTTTGGAGAAGCATACAGGCACAGTATGCCTCTGCTTCAATTCTCCGGAGTAAGCGCCTGCGCAACAACGTGTGGACGCGAAAAGTCAGATTTGACATTGAATCTTACGCATGTCACAGGAACGGATGTCCCGGGTGCAGGACCGGCAAAGACAAATCCGTATAGAAGGAGTAATATAGATGGCTGATGAAGATCTTTCAAAGTTGAAGATAGACAAGTCTCAGCCTGTCATGCGGCAGGGATCGCATAAGAAATTGTTTTATTGGACAGCAACGGCATTCGTTGTTTTAATGGCCCTGCTCCTCTATGTGAAGGGGATATTCACCCTGGCCATTCAGGTTGATGTTGCAACTGTATCACAAGTTTACCCATCTCAGACCTTTACCTTATTGAATGCCAGCGGTTATGTTGTGCCGCAGCGAAAAGCCGCAGTAGCATCCAAAATAACCGGCAAGATTGTATCTCTTCTTGTCGAGGAAGGGAGCAAGGTCAGGAACGGAGAAATCATTGCAAGGCTTGAAAACGATGATACTATTGCTTTGGAGAAACAGGCTGCTGCCAATCTTGAGGTTGCACGTTCAAATCTTGAACAGACTAAGGCAGAGCTCAACGATGCAGGCATCAATTTTAACCGTGAGAAGAACCTTTTGGAAAAGGAGTTCACTACAAAGGCATCCTATGATACGGCAGAAGCACGTTATAAAAAGGCTATGGCTGCAGTTGGCGGCGGAGAGGCTTCCGTGAAAGCATATACTGCAGGGCTCGAAAATGCACGGGTAATACTTGGCTATACCTTGATACGCGCCCCCTTTGACGCCATTGTGCTGACAAAGAACGCCGACATCGGCGATATTATAACCCCTTTGGGGGCTGCCGCAAATGCAAAGGCTGCTGTTGTAACAATAGCAGATATGAATTCGCTTCAGGTAGAAGCCGATGTTTCCGAGTCCAACCTTCAAAAAATCAGTGTGGACCAGCCTTGTGAAATCCAGCTTGATGCCCTTCCGGATTCGAGGTTCCGGGGGATTATTCACATGATCGTCCCTACTGCCGACAGGAGCAAGGCAACAGTAATGGTAAAGGTTCGCTTTATAGACAAGGATGCCCGTATCCTCCCGGAAATGAGCGCAAAGGTTGCCTTCCTCTCAAAACCGGTTGGGGCCGGCGATGAGAAACCAAGAACACTCATTGGAAACAAGGCTATTCTTGATCGCAGCAGCAAGAAAACGGTCTTTCTCGTTAAAGGGGATCGTGTTTTGCAGACCGTTGTAACCATCAGTGGAGCCTTCGGTGAAATGAGCGAGGTTACAAGCGGGGTGAAGGCAGGGGATAAAGTAGTGATAAATCCCCCGGAAAAACTCAGGAATGGCTCAAAGATAAAGGTTGTAGAGAGATAGATGAACGATGCTGTGCCTATTGTAGAGGTAATTAATCTCAATAAATCATATCACCGCGGGAACCAGACAATAACGGTACTGAGCGATATCACATTCGACATTCGTGAAGGAGAATTCCTCGCGCTCATGGGACCGTCAGGTTCGGGCAAGTCCACGCTTTTAAATCTCATCGCCGGAATCGACAAGGCAGACAGCGGCATAATCCGGGTAGGCGGCATAGATATTACAACATTGTCCGAGACTGAACTTGCAAAATGGCGCGGGGTTCATGTCGGGTTTGTATTCCAGTTCTACAACCTGATCCCTGTTCTCACCGCTTTTGACAATGTAGAACTGCCGTTGCTTCTGACAAATCTTCCAAAAAAAGCCCGAAGAGAACATGTCGAGATGGCGCTCAAGATAGTAAATCTTGCCGACCGCATGGACCACTATCCCGGTCAGCTTTCAGGGGGGCAGCAGCAGCGTGTAGCTATTGCGAGGGCTATAATTACCGACCCGACAATCCTTGTAGCCGATGAGCCTACCGGAGACCTGGATCGTGTATCGGCAGAAGAGATCATGGCATTAATGGAGCGCCTCAACATTGAATCAGGCAAGACAATCATAATGGTTACCCACGATCCCCGTGCAGCAGGAAAGGCGCGCTTATTAAAACATCTCGACAAGGGTGTTCTGAACAATAATCCATAATGTACATCATTAAGCTGCTCATCAAGAATGCCTTCCGTCACAAACTTCGAACCTGTCTCACTGTTTTGAGTGTTGCCATTGCAATTCTATCCTTCGGTCTTTTGCGAACGGTCATTGACGCATGGTATGCCGGGGTTCAGGCATCGTCCGCAAGCAGGCTTGTTACAAGACATGCTGTATCGATAATTCTAACTCTCCCGATTTCTTACAAAGAGAAAATCCGCCAGATAGAAGGGGTAAAGCTTGTATCATATGGAATCTGGTTTGGCGGTTTTTATATTGAAGAGAAGAATTTTTTTGCGAATTTTGCTGTTGAGCCTAAAACCTTCCTTGAACAATATCCTGAATATATATTCAAGCCCGACGAAAAAGCGGCATTTCTCCGTGACAAAAAAGCATTCGCGGCAGGGGCAAAACTCGTGAAAAAATACGGCTGGAAGATAGGGGATATAGTAACCCTTAAAGGGACTATATATCCGGGTAATTGGGAGTTTGTTCTGCGCGGTATATACAAAGGAAGGGATAAAAATACCGACGACAGCCAGTTTTTCTTTCATTTTGATTATCTGAACGAGATACTTAAAAAAACCGTGCCTGCCAGGGCAGACCGGGTAGGCCACTATGTAATTGAAGTAACAAGTCCTGATCTTGTTGCAGATGTCGCCACAAGGGTGGATAAAACCTTTTATAATTCCATTGCCGAAACGCTGACAGAAACCGAAAAGGCCTTTCAACTGGGTTTTGTCTCCATGTCTGATGCGATTATTACCGCCTTGAGACTCGTTACATTCATCGTAATTGTGATTATTCTTGCAGTAGTGGCAAATACTATTAATATGACGGCCCGTGAACGTATCGGTGAATACTCGGTATTCAAGACACTCGGGTTCGGGGGCTGGCGCATTGCAGGGTTGCTCTTTGGCGAGTCCTTTATTATAACCATGATGGGATGCACGGCGGGCATCATTCTGACATTTCCGGCTGCAAGGACATTTGCGAATACTGTAGGCTCTTACTTCCCTACGTTTAATGTCACTATGGATACAATACTTCTGGATATTACATTCTCTATACTTGTCGGCATACTCGCATCCGTTATCCCCACCTGGCGCAGCATAAAGACCCCTATTGCCGATGGTTTACGGAGGATCGGGTAAGATGTTTATCCCCTTTTCATACAGCGCAAAGAACTTGCTGACACGCAAGGTCACTACTATACTGACTGCTTCGGGCATGGCGCTTGTGGTGTTTGTCTTTACCACAATTCTGATGATGGCCCATGGTCTTGAAAAAACGCTTGTAGACACAGGTTCTTATGACAATGGTGTGGTAATACGCAAGGGTTCAGGTGCAGAGATGATGAGCTGGGTTTCGCGTTCACAGGCCTCGATAGTCGAGTCAGACCCACAGGTGGCCATTGGAATAGACGGAAAACCGCTCTTTGCAAAGGAGCTGAATGTGCTCATTTCGCTCCCCAAGAAGGGCGACAATAAACAGTCAAATGTGACGATAAGAGGGGTCGGGGATGCATCTCTGAAGCTGCGCCCTCAGGTTCAGCTTGTAGAAGGACACATGCCCAAACCGGGTTCTTCTGAGGTTGCGGCAGGTTGGAGCGTAGCAAAACGTTTTCAAGGAATCAATGTAGGCGAGAGACTCAGATTCGGTATGCGTGAATGGACAATTGTGGGCATATTTGATGCAGGGAATACAGGGTATAATTCCGAAATATGGGGCGATAACGACCAGCTTATGCAGGCATTCCGAAGGCCGGTATATTCATCTCTTGTCTTCAAGTTGCAGGATTCCTCTGAATTTGGAAAACTTAAGGAACGGATTGAAAAAGACCCCCGCATGAACCATGAAGTAAAAAGAGAAACGAAATATTATGCTGATCAGTCGGAGATAATGGCAAAGTTCCTGCGCATCCTCGGGATGTCTTTGACTGTGATGTTCTCCCTTGGGGCAGTTATCGGCGCCATGATTACAATGTATGCATCAGTGGCAAGCAGGGTTGCAGAAATAGGCACTATGCGAGCTTTAGGTTTTCAAAGGAGAAGCATCCTGGGCGCCTTTCTTTTGGAATCATTGCTTCTCAGTCTCGCAGGAGGTCTCGCAGGGCTCTTTTTTGCTTCATTTTTACAGTTCTTTACTATATCCACTATGAACTTCCAGACATTCTCCGAGCTTGCCTTTAACTTTTCCCTTAATTTTAATATTGCTTTCAAGTCCCTCGTGTTTTCTTTGATCATGGGTTTTATCGGCGGGGCGCTTCCTGCCTTAAGGGCATCGCGGATGAATATCGTGGATGCATTGAGGCAGGCTTAATATAGAATTTATGGTAGGGCATAACGGGAAGATAAAAAATAAAGCCCAACAGATAAACCTGTTGGGCTTTATTTTTTGACCTCTATAGAGTATTATTCTTCTGACTCAACCAATTCACCGGTCTCACGCTTGCTCTGATAAATAGCCCAGCCTAAAGTAGCTACACACACAACAATAACAATAACACTGATGATGCGCGCCGAGCCGAGCTCTTCCTGTGCTACCCTCGGGGCAATTAAGTTATACTTGAGCACCAAACCAAGTGTCAGCAAGCTGACCATATTCATAACCTTTATTAATGGGTTGATTGCAGGACCGGCTGTATCTTTTAATGGGTCACCGACGGTGTCGCCTGTGACAGCGGCTTTATGAGCTTCTGAACCCTTACCGCCATACACACCGTCTTCGATCATCTTCTTGGCGTTATCCCATGCACCACCTGCGTTTGCCATAAAAACTGCGAGTAACTGACCAACAAGGATCATACCGCCCAAAAATCCGCCCAGTGCATATGGGCCGAGCAGGAATCCCACCAGCAAAGGCGTCACTATGGCAAGAAGTCCCGGACCGATCAATTCTTTTTGTGCAGTCTGTGTGCAAATATTAACAACACGACCGTAATCGGGTTTCTTGGTGCCATTCCATATATCAGGATCGTGGAATTGAATACGGCATTCTTTGACAATCCAGTATGCAGCTCGGCCCACGGCACGGATCAACATCCCGCTGAAGAGGAATGGAACTGCACCGCCAAGGAGAAATCCGATGAAAACCGTCGGGTCTGCAACAGTTATCTTTCCGGCTTCAATAACATACTGCGATATAGTCATTAAGTGAATTTTTTCTTCACTGCCGACTGCTATGACGGCAATAAAGCTTGAGAACAATGAGACCGCTGCGATAACAGCAGAACCGATTGCAATACCCTTTGTTTCAGCTTTCGTAGTATTTCCTACAGCATCGAGATCGGCAAGTATCTGACGGGCACGTTTGTAACTGCCCGGTCTCTCTTTCTCCATCTCTTCTTTGTTGTATCCCATTTCACCAATACCGTTAGCATTGTCAGCCACGGGACCGAATACGTCCATAGAAATTGTATTGCCTGTCAGGGTTAACATACCGATACCGGTCATTGCAACACCATATGCAATAAAGAGAGGAGGTGTTCCGGTATATGTCAGAACTGAAAGAAAAATTGCAACAGCAATGACGACAATGGCTGCAACAGTGCTCTCATATCCCACTGCAAATCCCTGTATGATGTTTGTAGCATGTCCTGTCTGACAGGCTTTTGCTAAGCTTTTTACCGGTGAATAACTTGTGTGTGTATAATAACTGGTAACCTTGTTCAATCCAACAGCAAGAAAAATACCAATCAGGCATGTAATTGCCGGGCGCATATCCAATCCGGCGATGCCAAAATTTGCAAACCATCCAAGCAAAGAAGGATCACCCTTAGGAAAACCGGCTAATGATGTCGGATTACCGATCAAATAAGCCGCATCAAAATTTAAATAGTAATACCCGATTATAACAAACCCGATAATACTTATAATTGAACCGATCCAGAATCCACGATGAACACTTTTCAACGCCGTGTCTGATGTATCGTCAGCGCCTGCTTTAACGGTATATGTACTGATAATGGAGCCAAGCACGCCTATGCCGCGTACAAGAAGCGGGAATATAACACCCTTGTGACCAAAGGTTGCCATACCGAGGATCATTGCAGCAACAATAGTTACTTCATAGCTTTCGAAAATGTCTGCGGCCATACCGGCACAGTCACCGACGTTATCACCGACGTTGTCGGCAATAGTTGCGGCATTGCGTGGATCATCTTCGGGGATATCTTTTTCAATCTTTC of Pseudomonadota bacterium contains these proteins:
- a CDS encoding sodium-translocating pyrophosphatase; the encoded protein is MRALQKIFKHFSETCRRNYLIAMMIFFAGAYVFLPGTCFTQAEAPASHEPAFKLFSLFSDPRFKPIEVYGLIAVLFIAIAGLLYAAMLVKQVRRADQGTKQMQDIAAAVREGANAYLSAQFKKIGPLIIIITILLFLTYMGTVDLFRWGRAGAFFIGALFSGLVGFVGMRLATEGNLRVAAAAKHSYGEALQLGYRTGTITGMLTDGLGLLGGTMIFIMYGEQAYEALLGFGFGGTLLALFMRVGGGIYTKAADVGADLVGKIEKDIPEDDPRNAATIADNVGDNVGDCAGMAADIFESYEVTIVAAMILGMATFGHKGVIFPLLVRGIGVLGSIISTYTVKAGADDTSDTALKSVHRGFWIGSIISIIGFVIIGYYYLNFDAAYLIGNPTSLAGFPKGDPSLLGWFANFGIAGLDMRPAITCLIGIFLAVGLNKVTSYYTHTSYSPVKSLAKACQTGHATNIIQGFAVGYESTVAAIVVIAVAIFLSVLTYTGTPPLFIAYGVAMTGIGMLTLTGNTISMDVFGPVADNANGIGEMGYNKEEMEKERPGSYKRARQILADLDAVGNTTKAETKGIAIGSAVIAAVSLFSSFIAVIAVGSEEKIHLMTISQYVIEAGKITVADPTVFIGFLLGGAVPFLFSGMLIRAVGRAAYWIVKECRIQFHDPDIWNGTKKPDYGRVVNICTQTAQKELIGPGLLAIVTPLLVGFLLGPYALGGFLGGMILVGQLLAVFMANAGGAWDNAKKMIEDGVYGGKGSEAHKAAVTGDTVGDPLKDTAGPAINPLIKVMNMVSLLTLGLVLKYNLIAPRVAQEELGSARIISVIVIVVCVATLGWAIYQSKRETGELVESEE